In Plasmodium knowlesi strain H genome assembly, chromosome: 7, one DNA window encodes the following:
- a CDS encoding bacterial histone-like protein, putative has protein sequence MYRIWCLLFFAFEFVYSRRAFINVHKNNIINNKLGVNNTYNKNALYQSSSKVPISQAITKKQIIEEVSMETKESKKTVEKIMNGIFDNIYKHLENNEKIYIHKFGMYYNIFRKKRCIKNMRTKEDIHIESSHMPHFKFSKIFRDLIKVNVKAKKGDEEDEENDMNEENMNMGNINESFNENVNEKLIY, from the exons atgtacagaaTATGGTGTTTGCTCTTCTTCGCCTTTGAGTTTGTTTATTCACGCCGAGCTTTCATTAATGTCCACAAGAATAATATTATCAACAACAAACTGGGGGTCAATAACACGTACAATAAGAATGCGCTATACCAGAGCTCCTCCAAGGTTCCCATTTCGcag GCCATTACGAAGAAGCAGATAATTGAGGAAGTCTCCATGGAAACAAAGGAAAGCAAAAAGAcagtggagaaaattatgaacggAATATTTGACAACATATACAAACACCtggaaaataatgaaaaaatttatattcacAAATTTGGAATGTATTACAacatttttagaaaaaaaaggtgcattAAAAATATGCGAACAAAGGAAGACATTCATATAGAAAGTAGCCATATGCCGCATTTTAAGTTCTCCAAAATATTTAGGGACCTCATAAAGGTGAACGTGAAGGCGAAAAAAGGCGacgaggaggatgaagaaaacgacatgaatgaagaaaacatGAACATGGGAAATATTAACGAGAGTTTCAACGAGAACGTGAATGAGAAATTGATTTATTGA
- a CDS encoding replication protein A1, small fragment gives MSENDLLFRISQITTYVSKWIIKAKVVNKTKLSTFKNNNSFFSIDVTDVHGDSISCKFWGSSADKWFNNIEMKKVYIFSKGRVSIANPKYNTVKHKYELTFNEDSEIHEVKDDGEIKIQKKISLVNLRDIKIATKETPFTADLIGIVKHIGTVSNLKTKQGNDIAKQNIIIVDDTKHSFEIAFWDSNVNLIKDEIKENEIYIFTNINIRNWNDMKNGTFGVTSSIEKIENLNEELKAKCTMISEWYNTNGKYEQFTNMRNILSNDVSQIPEKHYALSDVNDVLAKISGTYTLVGRVKRIYWKSKENEHRFYYPACSKCKKKLLSSGQENVTDNDYETNANDEEGIVYSCMNCDENNVKPYYNYTFNFLFMDFSGSMNIRVFSDEGYNLLGKKAEELKGLDEDNLNYLFNYDFLYKEYKVVVRVNQRLYNGIERVNFTAIKIFPQKHSDISYLLNEIQLLISKDNTPNKNKRALNDDSQDAKKQKV, from the exons ATGAGCGAAAACGA CCTCCTCTTCCGCATCAGCCAAATAACGACCTACGTGAGCAAATGGATAATCAAGGCCAAAGTCGTGAACAAGACGAAGCTGTCCACAttcaaaaacaacaacagcTTCTTCAGCATAGATGTGACGGATGTACACGGAGACTCCATCTCGTGCAAATTTTGGGGGAGCTCGGCGGACAAATGGTTCAACAACattgaaatgaaaaaagtttatatattttccaagGGTAGGGTTTCTATTGCTAACCCTAAGTACAACACGGTAAAGCACAAGTACGAACTGACGTTTAACGAGGATAGCGAAATTCATGAAGTGAAAGATgatggagaaataaaaatacaaaaaaaaatttcgctAGTTAATTTAAGGGACATAAAAATAGCAACAAAGGAAACCCCATTCACAGCAGATTTGATAGGGATAGTTAAGCATATTGGAACCGTAAGCAATTTAAAGACAAAACAAGGAAATGATATAGCGAAGCAAAACATTATCATCGTTGACGACACGAAACACTCCTTCGAAATAGCCTTCTGGGACAGCAACGTAAATTTAATCAAAGatgaaataaaggaaaacgaaatttATATCTTTACAAACATAAATATACGAAATTGGAATGACATGAAAAATGGGACTTTTGGCGTCACAAGTTCGattgaaaaaatagaaaacttaaatgaagaattaaaagCCAAATGTACAATGATATCAGAATGGTATAatacaaatggaaaatatgaacagttcacCAACATGAGGAATATATTATCCAATGATGTCAGCCAAATTCCTGAAAAGCATTACGCCTTAAGTGATGTAAATGATGTTTTAGCAAAAATTTCTGGTACATACACACTCGTAGGAAGAgttaaaagaatatattggaagagcaaagaaaatgaacatCGATTTTACTATCCTGCTTGCagcaaatgtaaaaaaaaattattgtcAAGTGGACAAGAGAATGTCACAGATAATGATTATGAAACAAATgcaaatgatgaagaaggtATTGTCTATTCTTGTATGAATTGTGATGAAAACAATGTTAAGCCTTATTATAACTACACCTTTAACTTCCTATTTATGGATTTCTCTGGATCTATGAATATACGGGTTTTCTCCGATGAAGGGTATAATTTATTGGGGAAAAAAGCAGAAGAGTTAAAAGGTCTAGATGAAGATAACCTAAATTACCTCTTCAATTACGATTTCTTATATAAGGAGTACAAGGTTGTTGTTAGGGTTAACCAAAGATTGTACAACGGAATAGAGCGCGTCAACTTTACCgccataaaaattttcccaCAAAAACATTCAGACATCTCCTACTTGCTGAACGAAATTCAGCTACTAATTTCCAAGGACAATACGCCTAATAAGAATAAGAGGGCCCTAAATGATGACTCTCAAGACGCCAAGAAACAGAAAGTATGA